A part of Chryseobacterium arthrosphaerae genomic DNA contains:
- a CDS encoding S8/S53 family peptidase, with translation MKTKIKLFALFTFCTSLSFGQDPTGKSIHNTDQNAIVYVCFSKGIHSDKAAFSRNAALEKFTQENKISFTYDLGFSDHKLDEMTRSSKENGNSGESVEKLKRIFKADIPLQNEEATQKLVRALERFPEVEYVSVMSSVPVEPPLVNMFVATPDLESVQTYLNDNPGINAKYAWSRGITGQNIRIRDVEYGFYKTHEMLANQNSIQLEPGYSPNSGLSGNNYRDHGTAVVSILGSVKDNIGLTGSVYSASDIKGYMEWTTLGYNRASAVSRSINASQAGDIILYEMQTGGKDGQYCPAEYDKVIWDLTKAATDSGIIIIAAAGNGNQNLDDPFYASYLSRGNSGAIIVGAGSPNTTHSKLSFSTFGNRVDVQGWGSSVLAAGYGSYAKYDNDNNRTYNYFSGTSSATPVVASAAVLIQSYYYQNTGQYLTPTAMKNLLISTGIPQGGTVTGQKIGPLPNVKNAILKLESGFTGKTQSLPSLTVKIYPNPSTGYIAIQSNEDKKLDIEIINLQGRTVMKSTVAPDEKIDVSQLPTGQYLININEGSRRVVEKFTKL, from the coding sequence ATGAAAACAAAAATTAAACTTTTTGCATTATTCACCTTCTGCACGTCATTATCCTTCGGACAGGACCCAACCGGCAAATCCATCCATAACACAGACCAGAATGCTATTGTCTATGTATGTTTTTCAAAAGGCATTCATTCAGACAAAGCGGCTTTCAGCAGAAATGCTGCCCTGGAAAAGTTTACACAGGAAAATAAAATCTCATTCACTTATGACCTTGGGTTTTCGGATCACAAACTGGATGAAATGACAAGAAGCAGTAAGGAAAACGGAAATTCCGGGGAGTCTGTGGAAAAACTGAAAAGAATTTTCAAAGCAGATATTCCGCTGCAGAATGAAGAGGCTACCCAAAAATTGGTCCGTGCCCTAGAAAGATTCCCTGAAGTGGAATATGTATCGGTAATGAGTAGTGTACCGGTAGAACCTCCTTTGGTCAATATGTTTGTAGCCACTCCTGATCTGGAAAGCGTACAGACTTACCTGAATGATAATCCGGGAATCAATGCAAAATATGCTTGGTCAAGAGGGATTACAGGTCAGAATATACGCATCCGTGACGTGGAATACGGTTTCTATAAAACCCACGAAATGCTGGCCAATCAAAATTCTATTCAACTGGAACCCGGATACAGTCCGAACTCAGGATTATCAGGCAATAATTACAGGGATCATGGCACTGCTGTAGTCAGTATCCTCGGTTCAGTAAAAGACAATATCGGGCTCACAGGTTCTGTTTACAGCGCTTCTGATATCAAAGGATATATGGAATGGACTACTCTGGGCTATAACAGGGCTTCAGCGGTAAGCCGCTCTATCAATGCCTCTCAGGCCGGAGATATTATCTTATATGAAATGCAGACCGGTGGGAAAGACGGCCAGTATTGTCCTGCAGAATACGACAAAGTAATCTGGGATCTGACCAAAGCAGCTACAGATTCCGGTATCATCATTATAGCAGCAGCAGGGAACGGAAACCAGAATCTGGATGATCCTTTCTATGCCTCATATCTGTCAAGAGGTAATAGCGGAGCCATCATTGTAGGAGCAGGATCTCCTAATACGACGCATTCAAAACTCAGCTTCAGTACGTTTGGAAACAGAGTGGATGTACAGGGCTGGGGAAGCAGTGTTCTGGCAGCAGGCTACGGTTCTTATGCCAAATATGATAATGATAACAACAGGACTTACAATTACTTCAGCGGAACCAGCTCTGCAACACCTGTTGTAGCTTCTGCTGCTGTATTGATACAATCCTACTATTATCAGAATACCGGGCAGTATCTGACTCCGACAGCAATGAAGAATCTTCTGATCTCTACAGGAATTCCGCAGGGAGGTACGGTAACAGGTCAAAAGATAGGTCCGCTGCCTAATGTAAAGAATGCCATTTTAAAGCTGGAAAGCGGATTTACAGGTAAAACCCAAAGTCTTCCTTCTTTAACGGTAAAGATTTATCCTAATCCTTCTACCGGATATATCGCTATTCAAAGTAATGAAGATAAAAAACTGGATATTGAAATCATCAACCTTCAGGGAAGAACAGTTATGAAAAGCACGGTTGCACCGGATGAAAAAATTGATGTTTCACAACTGCCAACAGGTCAATACCTCATCAATATCAATGAAGGTTCAAGAAGAGTGGTTGAGAAATTCACGAAACTGTAA
- a CDS encoding DUF4153 domain-containing protein has product MKTHHYIFITALLFVIVFYDQDTGLNLAILGIVYSLLTWFKTPGRNKTGTLRILLGTSILSCAAFAWYGDFASFLALVSSLLLLGYRARNRNMKILFLIPVFISNGCTSICRIFSFDQWLPKRNVSGLWQKTFAFILIPLILISVFFGIYSAGSDHFAALFTDYELDLNLWQVFCLSVLGFFIAFNYWNFAVERLIYKTHCILDNDFQSTPRIPKATYSFLDLDAERMSGVISFVSLNILLIFFIITYNYEQFYEVSKTPVQLSEETHERVNAVILSIIMAILVIMFYFKSDFNFDPKAGLMKISAKIWILLNAVLVISAAAKNFEYIVNYGFTYKRLGVFLFLILALTGLVLTFIKIQKKKRNAYLFNTMAWYLYGTILVCSYINWGGFVTSQNMARRNFNVYYHLKDVNFSEKALLNYANEKNDGKLKKNIHDKIKGEKSKTFLSEILYYQTIQ; this is encoded by the coding sequence ATGAAAACACATCACTATATATTCATCACAGCCCTTCTGTTTGTTATCGTATTCTACGATCAGGATACAGGGCTGAACCTTGCAATCCTTGGAATTGTTTATTCCTTATTGACCTGGTTTAAAACTCCGGGAAGAAATAAAACCGGAACCCTGCGCATTCTTTTAGGGACAAGCATCCTGTCATGTGCCGCATTCGCATGGTATGGCGATTTTGCATCCTTTCTCGCTCTGGTAAGCTCATTGCTTTTGCTGGGATACCGGGCCAGAAACAGAAATATGAAGATCCTCTTTCTCATTCCTGTTTTTATTTCCAATGGATGTACTTCGATCTGCCGGATCTTCAGCTTTGATCAGTGGCTGCCCAAAAGGAATGTTTCAGGGCTATGGCAGAAGACATTCGCCTTTATCCTGATTCCGTTGATCCTGATATCTGTTTTTTTCGGGATCTATTCTGCAGGAAGTGACCATTTTGCCGCTCTTTTTACAGACTATGAGCTTGATCTTAACCTCTGGCAGGTGTTCTGTCTTTCTGTTCTGGGATTTTTTATTGCATTCAACTACTGGAACTTTGCCGTTGAAAGGCTGATCTACAAAACCCACTGTATTTTGGATAATGATTTTCAGAGTACCCCCCGGATCCCGAAGGCTACCTATTCTTTTCTTGATCTGGATGCAGAAAGAATGAGTGGAGTGATCTCTTTCGTTTCATTGAATATTCTGCTGATCTTTTTCATTATCACCTACAACTACGAACAGTTTTACGAAGTATCAAAAACGCCCGTTCAGCTTTCTGAAGAAACCCATGAGAGAGTGAATGCCGTTATTTTATCAATTATCATGGCGATTTTGGTCATTATGTTTTACTTTAAATCAGACTTTAATTTTGATCCGAAGGCCGGCCTGATGAAAATTTCAGCAAAAATCTGGATTCTGCTGAATGCAGTGCTTGTAATTTCAGCAGCTGCGAAAAACTTTGAGTATATTGTCAATTATGGCTTTACCTATAAGAGACTTGGTGTTTTTTTATTTCTGATTTTAGCCCTTACCGGACTTGTTCTGACCTTTATTAAAATTCAAAAGAAAAAACGGAATGCCTACCTCTTCAATACAATGGCCTGGTATCTTTACGGGACCATCTTAGTATGCAGCTATATCAACTGGGGAGGCTTTGTAACGTCGCAGAATATGGCCCGAAGGAACTTTAATGTTTATTACCATCTTAAAGATGTTAACTTCAGTGAAAAAGCCCTGCTGAACTATGCCAATGAAAAAAATGACGGAAAACTTAAAAAGAATATCCATGATAAAATAAAAGGAGAAAAGTCCAAAACCTTTCTTTCTGAGATCCTTTATTATCAGACCATTCAATAG
- a CDS encoding Coq4 family protein, translating into MKKIRVQFLLFVYDKTQKLYRKYFKKKKRQWQFNEKQLLEFQEDSLGRKLGEFYRKHGFSMIPKMENHDVHHLITGCGTNFEDEIAMQYLLLGNGKLNAHLLAAIVLGTFILPEYVKIYIKAYKKGQNMRTFHHWDFEELLWQNFDHVKDFIQQKETVVLH; encoded by the coding sequence ATGAAAAAAATACGGGTTCAGTTTCTGCTTTTTGTGTATGATAAAACTCAAAAGCTGTACAGAAAATACTTTAAAAAGAAAAAAAGACAATGGCAGTTCAATGAAAAACAGCTGCTGGAATTCCAGGAAGACTCCCTGGGCAGAAAGCTCGGAGAATTTTACAGGAAACACGGTTTTTCAATGATTCCCAAAATGGAAAATCATGATGTACACCATCTGATTACCGGCTGCGGGACCAACTTCGAAGACGAAATTGCCATGCAGTACCTTCTCCTGGGAAATGGTAAGCTCAATGCCCACCTTCTGGCGGCTATCGTATTGGGAACATTTATCTTGCCTGAATATGTGAAAATTTATATCAAAGCATACAAAAAGGGTCAGAATATGAGAACGTTTCATCACTGGGATTTTGAAGAACTCCTGTGGCAGAATTTTGACCATGTGAAAGACTTCATTCAGCAGAAAGAAACCGTTGTGCTTCACTAA
- a CDS encoding metallophosphoesterase yields the protein MTRKEFFKRMMWLSVAGMFPALYSWQIEPFWVEFVEKKLPIKNLPSSLEGKILMQISDLHVGDRFDWNFLIETFKEARRFNPDFVVYTGDYVNYGTAEEQNALRKVMENCVMGTAATFGILGNHDYGVSWKDLECADRICEILENRGIVMLRNAQQETEGLNFIGFDDLWSPEFRPAEAMKEYDPAKANIILCHNPDACDLDIWNGYRGWILSGHTHGGQCRIPGIITPVLPVKNKKYTSGEIDLEDGRMLYINRAIGHSFQVRFMVRPEITVFTLTQA from the coding sequence ATGACCAGAAAAGAATTTTTTAAAAGAATGATGTGGCTTTCGGTTGCAGGAATGTTTCCGGCATTATACTCATGGCAGATAGAACCTTTCTGGGTAGAATTTGTTGAAAAAAAACTGCCCATAAAGAATTTACCCTCATCGCTGGAAGGAAAAATACTGATGCAGATTTCTGACCTGCATGTGGGAGACCGTTTCGACTGGAATTTTCTGATTGAAACTTTTAAGGAAGCCAGAAGGTTTAATCCTGACTTTGTAGTGTATACCGGAGATTATGTGAATTATGGAACTGCGGAGGAGCAGAATGCCCTTAGGAAAGTTATGGAAAACTGCGTAATGGGAACAGCCGCAACTTTCGGAATACTGGGGAACCATGACTACGGAGTAAGCTGGAAAGATCTGGAATGTGCAGACCGGATCTGCGAAATTTTAGAAAACAGAGGAATTGTTATGCTCAGAAATGCTCAACAGGAAACAGAAGGATTAAATTTTATAGGATTTGATGATCTGTGGTCACCGGAGTTTCGTCCGGCAGAAGCCATGAAAGAATACGATCCCGCAAAAGCCAATATCATACTCTGTCACAATCCCGATGCCTGTGACCTCGATATATGGAACGGTTACCGGGGCTGGATTCTGAGCGGACACACGCATGGCGGACAATGCAGGATACCGGGAATTATCACTCCGGTTCTCCCGGTGAAAAACAAAAAATACACTTCGGGCGAGATTGATCTGGAAGACGGGAGAATGCTGTATATCAACCGTGCCATAGGACATTCTTTTCAGGTCAGGTTTATGGTGCGTCCGGAAATTACTGTTTTTACTTTAACGCAGGCTTAA
- a CDS encoding winged helix-turn-helix domain-containing protein: MIKISQLNKEFESRVRLGIMSVLMVNDWVDFSEMKGLLEITDGNLASHSNALEKAGYIEVKKEFVGKKPKTSYRVTQNGRQAFTEHLDALEKLLGR, from the coding sequence ATGATTAAAATAAGTCAGCTCAATAAAGAATTCGAAAGCCGTGTAAGACTGGGCATTATGTCCGTTCTTATGGTCAACGACTGGGTTGATTTCTCTGAAATGAAGGGGTTGCTTGAAATTACTGATGGCAACCTGGCCAGTCACAGTAATGCACTGGAAAAAGCCGGTTATATTGAAGTGAAAAAAGAATTTGTAGGTAAGAAGCCGAAGACCTCTTATCGGGTTACACAGAACGGAAGACAGGCCTTTACGGAGCATCTGGATGCCCTTGAAAAACTATTGGGACGTTAG
- a CDS encoding enoyl-CoA hydratase/isomerase family protein has protein sequence MSEFVASEIKNNIAEITFGTPKSNSLPGAILEKLAQTILEEGAKDEVKAILVKSEGEKAFCAGASFDELLAIEELEASTQFFGGFAKVLNAMRNCGKIVVVRVQGKTTGGGVGIACGADYCFATKDSALALTEINLGIGPFVIGPYVERKIGKSQFSAMAIDADFRSAEWAEQHNIYHSVSENIQEMDEKLEKFLQTLASRSSEALALIKKVSWEGTDHFNELMPARIHMSASLILEDSAKKNIEAIKERLRAK, from the coding sequence ATGAGCGAATTTGTAGCATCAGAAATTAAAAATAATATTGCCGAAATTACTTTCGGAACCCCAAAAAGCAACTCCCTTCCGGGTGCCATTTTAGAAAAACTGGCTCAGACCATTCTGGAAGAAGGGGCAAAAGATGAGGTAAAGGCTATCCTGGTAAAAAGCGAAGGTGAAAAAGCGTTCTGCGCAGGAGCGAGCTTCGATGAGCTTTTGGCTATTGAAGAGCTGGAAGCTTCCACCCAATTCTTCGGTGGTTTTGCCAAAGTACTGAACGCCATGAGAAACTGCGGAAAAATAGTGGTGGTAAGAGTTCAGGGAAAAACAACAGGTGGAGGAGTAGGAATTGCCTGTGGGGCAGATTACTGTTTTGCAACAAAAGATTCAGCATTGGCACTTACAGAGATCAATCTGGGAATTGGTCCTTTTGTGATTGGCCCTTACGTAGAAAGAAAGATCGGTAAATCACAGTTCTCGGCAATGGCTATTGATGCAGATTTCAGATCTGCTGAATGGGCAGAGCAGCACAATATTTACCATTCCGTATCAGAGAATATTCAGGAAATGGATGAAAAGCTGGAGAAATTTTTACAGACACTGGCCTCAAGAAGCAGTGAGGCCCTGGCACTGATCAAAAAAGTGTCGTGGGAAGGAACAGATCATTTCAATGAACTGATGCCGGCAAGAATCCACATGAGTGCAAGCCTTATCCTGGAAGATTCTGCAAAGAAAAATATTGAAGCGATTAAAGAAAGACTGAGAGCAAAATAG
- a CDS encoding phage tail protein, protein MEEYIGIVKLFAGNFAPRGWMFCDGSLLSIAQNSALFSILGTTYGGDGRTTFALPNLKGRMALGAGTVNSSENYPLGIVSGTTQNTLLASNLPSIGGGFQLKVANKNANTSTPSAAVSIAITGTQVGRDFNVVPSFVNNANPDTAINGQSISFVGQNLPVNNMPPYLGLNYIICVEGIYPPRS, encoded by the coding sequence ATGGAAGAATACATTGGAATTGTCAAATTATTTGCAGGAAATTTCGCACCAAGAGGATGGATGTTCTGTGACGGAAGTTTACTAAGTATTGCACAAAACAGTGCTTTATTCTCAATCTTAGGAACCACTTACGGTGGGGACGGAAGAACTACGTTTGCTCTGCCTAATCTGAAAGGGCGTATGGCATTAGGCGCCGGAACTGTAAACTCCAGCGAAAATTATCCTTTGGGAATAGTTTCGGGAACGACTCAAAACACACTTTTAGCATCAAATCTCCCAAGTATTGGAGGAGGTTTTCAATTGAAAGTAGCGAATAAAAATGCAAACACATCCACTCCCAGCGCCGCAGTATCTATTGCGATCACAGGAACACAGGTTGGAAGGGATTTCAATGTTGTCCCAAGCTTTGTGAATAATGCCAATCCTGATACGGCTATCAACGGCCAGAGTATTTCATTTGTAGGTCAGAATTTACCCGTGAATAATATGCCTCCTTACCTTGGGCTCAATTATATCATCTGTGTTGAAGGTATTTATCCTCCACGCAGCTAA
- a CDS encoding T9SS type A sorting domain-containing protein: protein MKSTTFLIICSLLISIFSFGQTSTEYFETESHGSTSFTDNGVIFNIISHVSVFDIQGNFPGTGWSGTANDNRYIDNSNNQEFPPSFSIRTTSNLFKVSKFWMYLSALNLDPNVTGTLTITGKLSGITKFTQTKTSGFNTSTTTNNGYTLIDLANLNGQNYSNIVIDELVITANGGFRYVGLDAFTWVKDSNLVLGATEAKVSEKNKAIYPNPTKGPLTIQTDKASETGIYSQEGKLMRKVATQKGTNETDISDLPKGVYFIRTGNESTKVIKD, encoded by the coding sequence ATGAAAAGCACTACCTTTTTAATTATTTGTAGTCTGCTCATTTCAATTTTTTCATTCGGGCAGACCAGTACAGAGTATTTTGAAACGGAATCACACGGAAGTACAAGTTTTACTGATAACGGTGTAATATTCAATATTATCTCTCATGTAAGCGTTTTTGATATTCAGGGTAACTTCCCCGGTACCGGCTGGAGTGGAACGGCAAATGATAACAGATATATTGATAATTCCAACAATCAGGAATTCCCTCCTTCTTTCAGCATCAGGACAACATCCAATCTGTTTAAAGTAAGTAAGTTCTGGATGTATCTTTCTGCTTTGAATCTGGATCCGAATGTAACAGGTACACTTACCATAACCGGGAAACTGAGTGGGATAACAAAATTTACCCAAACAAAAACAAGCGGGTTCAATACGAGTACCACCACCAATAACGGATACACATTGATCGACCTTGCCAACCTGAATGGCCAGAATTATTCAAATATCGTCATTGATGAGCTTGTTATCACTGCAAACGGAGGATTCAGATATGTTGGCCTTGATGCCTTCACCTGGGTAAAAGACAGCAATCTTGTACTGGGCGCTACTGAAGCAAAAGTTTCTGAAAAAAATAAGGCTATTTATCCTAATCCAACCAAAGGTCCACTTACCATTCAAACGGATAAGGCTTCAGAAACCGGTATTTATAGCCAGGAAGGAAAGCTGATGAGAAAGGTAGCCACTCAAAAAGGCACCAACGAAACTGATATTTCTGATCTTCCGAAAGGGGTTTATTTTATCAGGACAGGAAATGAATCTACCAAGGTTATTAAAGATTAA
- a CDS encoding DEAD/DEAH box helicase family protein: MNVFPKDAGFKYSWRTYQKKFLDHFEEYLADSHLHVSAPPGSGKTVLGLEMMLRLGRPTLIVAPTLAIKNQWIHRFCELFLNTETVPEWISSDIKKPGIITVTTYQGLHSASGTDEEESATEKSSKVSPAEIIKRLKKQKVGTLILDEAHHLKNAWWQTLMELKEEINPIVVALTATPPFDVSGAEWQKYIRLNGPIDAEISVPELMIEGDLCPHQDLVHFTLPSQEEQKKIEYYHTQASAFFEEIKKDKVLLNAIGQHPVYQDPTEHLDWIYDNISSYTSGLVYLHFREIEIPDIHFEIIGDQQKYVPEFDFFWMEELLDFYLLTDDAGFKDYEEHRTNLGNRLKRLGFFEQKTISFFNSKNLNQILNSSIGKLQGIQDIADFEFSVLKDELRMVILTDFIKKEYLSTTEENSLNLDKIGAVPVFEKLRRENVQNKKLGVLTGSLVIIPVSAKDMFDECCARKNVSAVACFPLTYDKNYLMIGLTEQIRHTIVHIITDIFQAGEIQILTGTKSLLGEGWDAPKMNTLILASFVSSFVLSNQMRGRVIRTDKDNLHKTGNIWHLVCFDAADGNGGQDLNIMKRRFKTFVGISHKEEPTIENNFERLNLQVIENTERIPAVNQATFAMAQDRTGLARRWKLALDKGNILVEEIQVPKENMRAMNEMRMDYLARMTVTSAKLIVSSILLFFQDLLLGLLKNIDSVSSVKSFSILASLLGIAGFIVYGRKLYLSVHQYRKCKNLASQLESLANVVMSSLIHEKIIRSSIDKLRIVSSSKKEKNAFCYLEGGSQYENAQFIQTLQELVSQIDNPRYIVKQKNNSAFFKKDLYYPVPEIFAKNKKSAEFFKKTWDKMIGNAELIFTRTIEGRKILLKLRFQALLKRNGRIEHLHKWTR, encoded by the coding sequence ATGAATGTTTTCCCAAAAGATGCAGGTTTCAAATACAGTTGGCGAACTTACCAGAAAAAGTTTCTGGACCATTTTGAAGAATATCTTGCAGACAGTCATTTACACGTTTCAGCACCTCCGGGATCCGGGAAAACAGTTCTTGGGCTGGAAATGATGCTGAGACTAGGCAGGCCCACACTCATCGTTGCCCCAACGTTAGCGATCAAAAATCAATGGATTCACCGGTTCTGTGAACTCTTCCTGAATACGGAAACCGTTCCGGAATGGATCTCTTCAGATATTAAAAAGCCGGGAATCATTACGGTAACAACCTATCAGGGACTTCATTCCGCTTCAGGAACGGATGAAGAAGAATCTGCAACAGAAAAATCTTCAAAAGTCTCCCCTGCAGAAATCATTAAACGATTAAAAAAACAAAAAGTAGGAACCCTCATCCTTGACGAAGCCCATCACTTGAAAAATGCCTGGTGGCAGACTTTGATGGAGCTGAAAGAGGAGATCAATCCTATCGTTGTAGCCCTTACGGCAACTCCTCCTTTTGATGTTTCCGGTGCAGAATGGCAAAAATACATCAGGCTCAACGGCCCTATTGATGCAGAAATATCTGTCCCGGAGCTGATGATAGAAGGAGACCTGTGCCCACATCAGGATTTGGTTCATTTTACTTTACCCTCACAGGAAGAACAGAAGAAGATCGAATATTACCATACACAGGCATCCGCTTTCTTTGAAGAAATAAAAAAAGATAAAGTCCTTCTCAACGCTATTGGGCAGCATCCGGTTTATCAGGATCCGACGGAGCATCTGGACTGGATCTATGACAATATATCGTCTTACACTTCAGGACTCGTTTATCTTCATTTCAGAGAAATAGAAATTCCGGATATTCATTTTGAAATTATTGGTGATCAGCAGAAATATGTTCCCGAATTTGATTTCTTCTGGATGGAAGAACTTCTTGACTTTTACCTGCTGACAGATGACGCCGGTTTTAAAGATTATGAAGAACATCGTACAAACCTCGGAAACCGGTTGAAAAGACTGGGCTTTTTTGAGCAAAAGACAATCAGTTTTTTCAACAGTAAAAATCTGAATCAGATCCTGAACTCAAGCATTGGTAAGCTTCAGGGAATACAAGATATTGCTGACTTTGAATTTTCTGTCCTTAAAGACGAGCTCAGGATGGTAATTCTTACGGATTTTATTAAAAAAGAATACTTAAGCACCACAGAAGAGAACAGCCTGAATCTTGACAAAATAGGAGCTGTTCCGGTTTTTGAAAAACTAAGAAGAGAAAACGTTCAAAATAAAAAATTAGGAGTACTCACCGGCAGCCTGGTCATTATTCCTGTGAGTGCAAAAGATATGTTTGATGAATGCTGTGCCCGGAAAAATGTATCAGCCGTTGCATGCTTTCCACTTACCTATGATAAGAACTATCTGATGATTGGTCTTACAGAGCAGATCCGGCATACTATAGTTCATATCATCACAGACATTTTTCAGGCTGGGGAAATACAGATATTGACCGGAACCAAATCTCTGCTGGGAGAAGGTTGGGATGCCCCTAAAATGAATACCCTGATTCTGGCAAGTTTTGTGAGTTCTTTTGTTCTTTCCAATCAGATGCGGGGGCGGGTAATCAGGACAGACAAAGACAACCTTCATAAAACTGGGAATATCTGGCATCTGGTATGCTTTGATGCAGCAGACGGCAATGGAGGTCAGGATCTCAATATCATGAAACGGCGATTCAAAACCTTTGTAGGAATTTCCCATAAGGAGGAGCCCACGATCGAAAATAACTTTGAAAGACTCAATCTTCAGGTTATAGAAAATACAGAAAGAATCCCCGCCGTTAATCAGGCAACCTTTGCCATGGCACAAGACAGAACAGGACTTGCCAGGCGTTGGAAACTGGCATTGGATAAAGGAAATATTCTGGTAGAAGAAATTCAGGTTCCTAAGGAAAATATGAGGGCAATGAACGAAATGAGAATGGATTATCTTGCCAGGATGACCGTAACTTCTGCTAAACTGATCGTTTCTTCCATACTCTTGTTCTTCCAGGATCTGCTGTTGGGACTGCTCAAAAATATAGATTCCGTAAGCTCTGTGAAAAGTTTTTCTATTCTGGCTTCTTTACTGGGGATTGCCGGTTTTATAGTGTATGGAAGAAAACTATACTTATCCGTACACCAATACAGGAAATGTAAGAATCTTGCCAGCCAGCTTGAATCACTTGCCAATGTTGTTATGAGCAGTCTGATCCATGAAAAAATAATCCGCAGCTCTATTGATAAGTTGAGAATTGTAAGCTCATCCAAAAAGGAAAAAAATGCGTTCTGCTACCTTGAGGGCGGAAGTCAGTATGAAAACGCTCAGTTTATTCAGACACTGCAGGAGCTGGTTTCTCAGATTGATAATCCCAGGTATATCGTGAAGCAGAAAAATAATTCAGCCTTTTTTAAAAAAGATCTTTATTATCCGGTTCCGGAAATCTTTGCAAAAAATAAGAAAAGTGCAGAATTCTTTAAAAAGACCTGGGACAAAATGATCGGAAACGCTGAACTGATCTTTACAAGAACCATCGAAGGCCGCAAAATTCTGTTAAAACTAAGATTTCAGGCTTTGTTAAAAAGAAACGGAAGAATAGAACATCTTCATAAATGGACCAGATAA
- a CDS encoding SMUG2 DNA glycosylase family protein — protein MSKTFADQVIDFNRNLTYAGELPEDFAVLNPYLDNPETMEVMQKFYHKYYDDSDKRKFIVGINPSRHGAGITGVPFTDTKRLESVCGIPMRSAYTHEVSSVFIYDMIAEYGGAELFYKDVYINSPFPLAIVRKTKNGWLNANYYDDKQLFEAVKDFMIESLKKHISLNLDTSEVFILGKKNADFIAKLNKEAKLFDRMTVLEHPRYIQQYKSKEKQLYIDKYILALKK, from the coding sequence ATGAGTAAAACTTTCGCAGACCAGGTCATCGATTTTAACCGGAATCTTACCTATGCAGGAGAGCTTCCTGAAGATTTTGCCGTTTTAAACCCGTATCTGGATAATCCGGAAACGATGGAAGTGATGCAGAAATTTTATCACAAATATTATGATGACTCCGATAAAAGAAAATTTATTGTGGGAATCAATCCCAGCCGTCACGGAGCAGGAATTACAGGAGTTCCGTTTACAGATACCAAAAGACTGGAAAGTGTCTGCGGAATACCAATGAGATCTGCCTATACCCATGAAGTTTCTTCGGTTTTTATATATGATATGATTGCAGAATATGGCGGTGCAGAATTATTTTACAAAGATGTGTATATCAATTCTCCATTTCCTCTGGCTATCGTAAGGAAAACAAAAAACGGATGGCTTAATGCCAATTATTACGATGATAAACAATTATTTGAAGCCGTTAAAGATTTCATGATTGAATCCCTGAAGAAGCATATCAGCCTGAATCTGGACACTTCGGAAGTTTTCATTCTGGGGAAAAAGAATGCTGATTTTATTGCAAAATTAAACAAAGAAGCAAAACTGTTCGATCGCATGACTGTTCTGGAGCATCCGAGATACATTCAGCAGTATAAATCAAAAGAAAAACAGCTGTATATAGACAAATACATCCTGGCCCTGAAAAAATAA